DNA sequence from the Methanococcus maripaludis genome:
TAACTTAAGGTTGGATAATGCATCATATAGTGCTTCCCATTCATCATTAGTCAATCCATTCTTATTTTTAGAATCTGGCAACATATCCCCCTAAATATATTTTTTAAATTATTGACCCGAATAACATAATTAATTTTCTTAATTACCTCAAAATAATATAACTTTTACTATATAATTTACCCACATACTACTCATTTAAATAGAAATTTTGCAGTTATATCAATTTAAATCACTGGATTAACCATAATAATTATTTTTTAAAATAAAGTTTTCTTTCATAAATTTCATCTTCAACTTTTTTTCCAGTACTAATCACAAAAATTGTGGTAACCTGGTAACCGCAAAATCAAAACGTACAATTAACCCGTATTTTTAAAAAATAACTTCTGTATCTTCTTAAAAAAGGTTACCAAAAAGTTACCATTTGGTTACCAAACATGGTAACTTTTGAGAAAAAATGGTAACCAAAATTAAAAATATTATTTTATCAATTTAAATTTTGAAAAATATTCAAATTTATTAAATTAAACTTTACATATTTCTTGCAAAAATAGTATTGAAATTAAGGACCAGCTGCAAAAGTTACAGCTCAAACTTGGATTTCTAAAAAACTTTGAAAAATAAGATATATTCCTTAAAAAAGTATTGAAAATCTTTAAAAATTAGTAATATTTTGATAGCTAACGCTATACCTTTCAATTTACGCGATCATCAGTTTTTGATCTTTAAATGCAGTCAAGATCCCCTTATCAATCATTACTTTAATTTTGTCTTCAACAGCCCCTTCCTGATAATTTCTAAACATTGCTCTTGAAATCACTGCAGCTCTTGAAACCACATTCGATTTCTTTTCTTCAACTTCGTCTTTTATGAGCTCTAAAATTATTCTTTCGTCACTGTCAAGATTTTCCGAATCATTTCTAACGAAACCTATTTCACGATCTTTTTCAATAGGCATTAAATTCATTGAAAGAGCTTTTTTCGTCTTTCCGTCAATCTTGTATTCTTTGTAGTCAAACTCTTCTTCGTTTTTTAACTTCCTTAGACTGTATATTCCAAGCTTATCGATATTTAAATGATCTTTGCTCTCGTTTGTAAGCAGTAATTTAATAAATCCTTCCTTTCGATCTTCTTTTACAAAGACACCAACTGCGGAAAGTTTGTTCATGAGCTTGTTATAAGCATCTCTAGGAACGGAATTGTTCACTGCATCATAAATATTATACTGTACGCCTTCTTCGGTAACAATAATTCTCTTAACGTCATCGACAATTGTTTTCCTGATTCTTTTTCCAAGTGTACTCGTATGCGTATAGCTTTCAACAGGATTTTCAGAACTTGAATTATATTTCATTCCAAAGCTTTCAAATAAGAACTTCAACAGTTCTTTTCCAATGTAAAATATGCTTTCTTTTGCATTCTTTCTGGAAGCCTTAAAATCCAGCGTTTTTAATTGTTCATAGAATTTATCAATATTTCTATAGATAAACGCTCCAAGTTTGTTGATTTTATCTATCAAATACCTGTGTTCATCCTCAGTATTTACCAAAGCTAAGTCATCAACGTCAATAATAACACAACGGTCAACTAGCGCTGGATCTTCTATTCGTATACTGTTTGCTGAAACCATTAATGGTCTTATAAGCGAATTTTCGATTCTTGTGCTTATGTTATATCTTGAATCTTCAGTTCTTTTGGAGGTCCCTAAAATTTTTAAAATGTCATACATCTGCTCAGGAATTTCCGCTTCGTCAATGATTAAAGGTAAATTGCAGTACTGTTCATTCTCTAATCTTATTCCCGTTCCGCCTGCTACCTTTTTACTGTTTAAAATATCCAGATTTAAGAACATTTTTGCAAAAAGCAGTTTTATTCTCGCACTTTTTCCTGTTCCAAGCTGTCCGGTAATTACAAGATTTGGAAACATATCCAGTTTTTTAGTGTCCATTAAGTAATATCTAAATAATGATGCCATAGAATACTCTAAAATCCACTTTCCAAGATCATCCTGTAAATACTGGTCTAGATGGTAAATTAAATCTTCAATTTCACCCATTTCATATTTTAAATCAAACAATTCTCTTAATTTCTTTGCTTTTCCGTGACATACATACTTTGAATCAAGTTCCCAATCATTTCCAAGGATTGAATAATTTTCCCCAAAAAATCCGTATGCTTTTGATCTCTTGATTTTCTGGTTTTTATCGTATTTTTTAACAATATGCTGGTATGTAAGATAGTAATCTTCTGCAAAATCTTCCCATGTGACATTTTTAGTCTTTACAGTGTTTACAAAGTCCAAAAATGCATGTTCTTCATCCAAAATATCAATTACTTTCTTATTTAACACCAATTCTTTATTATATTCAAAATCTTCCAGATTAAAGTACTGAACATGGTTTATATGTGGTTTTGAATAAGAACCAATATTTTTGCTCATTATCATCGTGGAATTTGCGAGCTCTTTTTCCCAAGTTTTGTTTATAATACTTGCTCCACCAACCCTCTTGATTAGAACCTGTTTTTCTTCGAGCTGTTCTTCAAGCTGTTCAGCAGTTAATTCTTCGTTTTCCCTTTTTGTTAAAAAATAGGATTTTAATGGGTTTCCTCGTTTAATATTTACGATACTGCAGTTTTTACATGATTCTTTTAATTCTGCAGGAGAATTTGCACAGTTTGAAGGAGCCCGTCTAGTTTTAAACCATTCTTCGAGGCTTTTTAAAGTCAATTCTTCATTGAAATTATTTGAATATTTTTTAAAGATTTCAAGAGTTTTTCTCGCATCATTTCCACTATCCTGGTTAAAGTACCTCATGAAAAATGCTCTTAAAAATAACTGGATTTCTCGATTTGCAGAACCAGTTTTCCTTAATTCAAGCGCTTTTTTAACACATGGTGGCACATAATCCCAGTTAATCTCTGAATTTGCTTCATAGGTTGTTTCTTCAATATTTTCTGATTTTACCTGTTCTTTAAATTGAACGTGGCTTTTAAATTCGTTTAATATCTGATCAAAAGAATAAACATTGTTTTTGTGTGATAAAATCCTGCCCTGCTTTTCCTGGAATTTTTTATTATTTGAACCAGGAATTCTTAAAACTCTTGCAAGGTCGTAGATGTTAGAATCCGCGTTTATAAAACCTTTATTAACATTGTCAAACTCAATTACTTTTTTAAATTCTTTTAACTTTTCTTCAGTGATTGACTCATTTAAAACATAGTAAACTTGCACACCGTGTCCTGTATAAAATACCCATGAAGGTTCTAGCGGAAGGTAAATACTGTTAAAATATCTTTTAACGATTGAAAATGCTTCTGAATCTGAAAGCTGGTTTAAATCTTTTTCATTAGGGGTTTCTGGATATTTTGTTTTATCTTTGTAGTCGAGGCAGTCTTTTAAAATATCAATATCTAACGGGATTATCGAGAGTTTATCGTATGTAGCGTCTTTAGTTCCGCGTTCTTCTTTTTTAAGGCCTATTCCAAAGTATACACAGAGTTTTTTATTTACTGCTCTTGATTCATCTAAAAACAAATCCAACTGTTTTGGATATTCATAAAACTTTGAAACTGGCTTTTTATTGGTATTAAATGCCCTCAATTCAAGATATGCAGTATCTTCTGAATTTTTCGAGAAAATCTGTTCAAAAAACTTTCTAACAGTATTTTCAGTTAATGCCTGCATACTTTTTTCTTTTGCCTCTGATCGATCCATTTTTCCCCTTTCTAACATTAATTTAAACTCATAGCATTTTCTTAATGTCTTTAATCATTTTCTGCTGCCTTTCTTTAGAATGTGCATAAAATAACGTCGTTTCAATTGATTTGTGCCCCAAATATTCTTTTACAATTTCAATTGGAATTCCCTGATCTAAAAGATCTACTGCTCGCCCGTGTCTTAAACTGTGGACTACGATTCGTTTGTTTTTTGGGATTTTACCTTCTTGTTTTAATTCATCAATTGTACTTTTAAATACCTGACCGATCCAACCAACTTTTACGATTCTACCGCCTTTGTTAGTTTGAAAGATCGTATCTTCCGGCCCCTGTAGTACATTAAATCTGCAGTAGTGCTTTAAAGCTTCAAGCGTGTCGCCTGAGCACGTTACCATTCTTTCTTCACTTCCTTTAGTATCCCTAAGCTTGAAGAGTCCTTCGTTAAAGTCGCAGTCGCCATACGTGATGTTTAAAGATTCAGAGAGTCTTGCTCCAGTATCCCATAAAAACCGGATGTGTACTGCATCCCTTAATTTTGTTCTACTGCTGCTTTTGATAATTTTTTGAAGCACTTGATTTATCAAATCAGCATTTATTGAATCATAGTGCTTTATTTCAAATTTTGAATATCTTTTTCTTTCCTTACTTTCTTCTTCAAACTGAGAGAAGTTTTTAAGCCGCATAAGTCGGTAAAACACCTTTAACAGTTTAAAATACTTGTCAAGAGTATTTCTTTGAAGTTTTCGCTCTTTTTCAAGATAATTAAAGAACTTGACAAAGTCGCCGTTATTTGTAATTTCAGGCGTTTTTTCGATTTCTAGGAAAACAAACGATAAAAATACCCTTAACCTCGTGATGTCATTTCTCAACGTTGTTTTTTTGATTCCATCAAATTCTCGCTCTTCCCTGAAACGGTCGAGCCATTCCCTAATTTGTGGAGTTTCTTTTACCTCATCTCGTTTTGGTTTGATAGATATAAGTTTCTCGATGTCCATCTGATTCACGCTGTGCTTTCTGTCATTATTATGTAATTTACGAGTAGATTTGTCGCTCTTCCGAATTTTTCAATTATTTTTTCTTCTTCTTTTGAAAGGCTTAATGGTCGTTTGTGCTGTTTTGGTGCTTTGACAACTTCTGCGAGCTGTTCTGGGTCGATATTCTCAATATTTTCGAGTTTATGAAAGTAGTATCGAAGGGTCCTTGCATCCATTTCTCTTATCAGGGTAAAGTGCTGTTTCATTGTTCCACCTCTTTTTCGTATTTTTCAAAAATTTCGTTTAATTCCCCTTTTATTTTATCAAAATCTTTTCCTTTAACTTTAAATTCTTGAATAACTATTGCTGTAACGTCCGCATTTCCAGATTCGTGATTTTCAACGTTTATCACATCAATCATACTTTCACCCCAATTACTTCTTTAAGCAGTTTTAATTGCTTATTTTCCAGATTCGTGATTATTTCGTAGTTTCTAACATCGACAGACGAAAATCTTTCAGGTTTTGAATCAACGTCACTTAATGCGATAAAATCCCCGTTTCTAAATTTTCTAAGAATTAAAAAAAGCACACCCTTGTCGCTTTTCAAAAAATCCCCATCTTTCATTTCCTGCATTTTTTTCACCCCAAAAATATTTTGCTTTCATTTTCTTCGACAATTGTTTTAAGTTCATCAAGAACTTCCCTAAGACCTTCCTGGTTTACAAGCCGTCCTTTTGGATTTACTTCGACCTGGAGGTTTAAAAGTCCATATTTCCAGTAAGAATAAGTGTCCATTTTTTTCACCTGTTGTAGTAAAATTTTTGAATTTTCCGAAACGTTTATAAATTGAAACGTCTAGATATATCTCGGGAATGGGAACACGACCACACCGTGCACCTTATTTTTTGATTTGATCATTTTTTTAGATCTAAACTATTTTTCTAGATCTTTTAGATGATTTTTAAACATTTTAAAGGTTTATTTAGTCTTAATTTCGAATAATTTTAAATATTATAACTTGATATTGCTATTTGGGGTAAATTCGGATCCATAATTGTACAAAACGCAATTGTACAAACTTATCGATTTTGAATTTTTACCTTCTTACGCAATTATTTTTTCAAGCGTTTAGGTAGTCGATTCTTTCAATTTTGAACATTCTATCTCGTTTCCTGTTCGTCTTCATGTCAATTTTTCTCTTGATTTTTAAAAATTCTGGACGGCTTAAAACTTTTAATTTGCATTTTTCGTCTTTTACAAGTTTCAAAATTCTAAGTAATTCGTTTTTACCACTTGCTACACCGTAACTTTCAGGAATTGCTCCTTTTTTAATGATATAATGAAATTTCACTGTTTTCACCTCTTCATAATTTACATAATTTGTCGAAACATAACGTTTAAATTTAAGATCGCCTTTGTTACTGTGGGGCCACAGTGTTCAAGGGGGTAATTTCGTAATCTCACAACCACGATTTTAACGTAGATTTATCTTTTGAAGACTGTAAACCCTTTTTTTAACAATCATCTGAACAAATTTTCTTTTTTTTAAGTTTTATTCAACAGCTTTGGTTTTTAACTGGTTTTGAATCTGAATTGCGATTCTTTCAGGCTCGACCGGGCAGTCTTCATCGTAAATGATGACTCTTGCGCGCTTTCCAACATGTTCTGGAAATGGATTTGGCCAGACCCTTCCACCGCCGCCCTGCTTTTTTATGACTGCATCGTAGCAGACAAGTATGTTTTTTTCTGAATTTTCGATAATGACCACCTTTTTTGAATTTTAGTTTTGATCTGGTTTAGTTTCTGAATTTTCATCGGATTTTGAGACTTTTACAAAATTTTCAACCTGTTTTGAACCATTAAAAAGATTTTCAAGTTCATTTTCGAAATTTTCTTTTGTTTTTTTAGCTTCTGAATTGTTCATGAGTTTACCGCCCATCTTCCGTTTCTTCATTTGTGCAGTCTCTGCATTCTAGCCCCACCGTAGTGCTTGCAGCCCTGTAAATTACGTCTACTCTAACGTTTGTAGAACCGCATTTTTTACATATTATCTGGAAATCTTTTGGATCCATTTTTATCAGCCCCATTTTCTTTAAAATTTAATTTTAAGGATTTTTAGAAATTTACTTGGTTAATCATTCTTCAATATTTAATTTTACATCTTGGTACACGCCCATGTTTACTGACATGAAAAAGTCTTCTTCATCCCACGTTATTCCCATTCCGAGAACTTTACGGCCGGTTTTTTCTAAAACTTCTTTTTCGACGCCTGCCAAGATTTTATAAATGGTTTCATACGTTTTTTCGATATTTTGATTTGAATTTTCCAATTCAGTCACCTTTTAAAATTTTTGAAGTAATAGTAGAACTAAAATTCCAAACGTAATCTGGAGTGCTAAAAACGCCCCATACGTTATTTTCATCTTTTCATAGCCTTGGATTGTTATGTAAACGAAGCAGAAAGCCAGAAATGCTGTAAAAATTATTTTTAAATATAGATTCAGTATTAAATCCACCAGGATTTCTAGCAATGATTTCACCTCTTGAATTTTACATATAACATTTTTTGTTATTTGATTACACTTGTAATTATGAGTAATTATCCTATATATAGCTTATTACATTTTTTGTTATTTAATAATTAATTTCGTTATGATTTTCAAATATATATGATAAGGTAAACATAATTGATACATGGAAAACTAGCGGGATAGTATGATTGAGATTTTTAACCAAAAATTCGTAAAAGATATTCTTACTTTAGTATTCGAGAACTCAGAAGGAATGTTTTTTACAGATCTTCAGGATAAACTAACTGAAACGTATGGGAGCATTCATCAAAGTGCAGTAAGCCGTGCAATATCCACATTATTTCAAAATAGAATGATTGAAAAATTGGAAGTTAGAGTGGACCAAAAAAATATTCCTAAAAGTTTCTATAGAATAACGGAAACAGGCAAATTTGCTTTTAAAATACTTGAAATGGATAAAGAACTTGATGAAGAAGTAAAAGGAGTTAAATTTCACAACGAAATCAACGGGGATGTTGGACAAGTTATCAACATTGATAAAGCCGACAGCTTAGAGATTAACTTTAAAAAAGGTAAATAATTACTATTTTGATATTTTATCGGGATTGAATCGATATTTTTAAATATTCTTTTTTAAATAATTAAGTTATTAAATTTATTATTTTTGAGGTGGGTTAATGGCAAGGAAAAATCCAACGACTACGAATGGTAAAGTAAATCGGGCATTAACGGGGGACGGAAGGAAAAAACCTGTAAAACAGATTAAAAAGAACATTAAAGAAATGATTGACGCTTCAAAAAAGAAGTAATTTTTTTATTTTTTTTAAGATTTATTGTAATTTAAAAAAACTAAAATTTATGGTGTATGTATGGAAATGAAAAATCTTCAAGATTTACTTATGGAAAAGATTTATTTAGAATATATAAACGGCAAAAAAACATTATCCCAATCAGAATTTAAGTATCTAGGCGTAGACAATGATGATATTTATATCGCATTGAAAGATCTGTGTTATGAAAACAAAATCGATCTTAAAGCACAAAGAACTACAATGGGTGTTTATTATTTTACAGAATTGACTGCGAATGGAATAAAATCAGTTGAAAACCCAAAATTTACTAAAAAACAGGTTGAAAAAGCTAAAAAAATTATAAATGAAAATTCAGCACTGGTAATGAATTCTAAATACCAAACACATCAAAACAACATAAAAATATTGTTGGATGAATTTGAAAACGACCCTGTTTTAAGACATATAATGCTTAAGTTAAAGATTATAGATTATGATTTTGATAGTTGGTATTCTGAAACAACATCTACAATGTCCTCAATGGTGGCTTCTGCTAGATACGAATTACCCTCAAATAAAGATAAAAGATTATCTTTATTATATAAATTTTTAAAGGCTATTTCAGAAGGTAAACTTAAAGCATACAATTTTTCATTGATGGCATTGAGCGGAGATAAAAACCTTGATACATTAACAGATGTTTTTAACGAACAGATTTTTGTTCATTTTTATAATGGAATTCTTTCAAAACTGGAAATTATTCTCGAAGAAATTGAAATTACAGGTGTGAACGTGGAGAATGTTACTATAAACTCAAATATTCAAAATTCAATTTTTAAAAACAATGAATTTTCGTTAAATAATAAACTGGTATTTATATTATGTCCTTTTGAAGACGTCTTCAACGTTGTTTGTGCAGATCATATTAAACCCCTCATGACATCATTAGACTTGGATTGTATGCGTGCTGACGATATATTTGACACCAAACCGATCATTGAAGATATTTGGAAGTGTATTAACGAAGCTCGCATTATAATTGCAGATTTAACACATAGGAATCCAAATGTTTTTTATGAATTGGGTCTTGCACATGCATTGGGAAAAGAAGTTATTACAATAACTCAAAATATTGCAGATATTCCCTTCGATGTTCGCCATATGCGAATTATTGAGTATTCTTACACTCCACGGGGAGTTGAAAAATTACAAAATGATTTAAAAAAGACTATCGAAACGATTTTAAACAGAACATAATACTTTTAAATTTTAAAGTAAATCGATCTTTTTAAATTTTTTAAAGCCGAGGGCTTATGGATTAACTTTAAAAAAAGTAATTAATTCTATTTTTGATATTTTATCGGGATTTAATCGGTATTTTTAAATATTCTTTTTTTAATAATTAAGTTATTAACTTTTATAACGATTTATTTTGATATTGTAACTTATGGGGGCAACATATTGTTTACGTTACATAATTCAGTAATAAATACTGCGATCATTGTTTTTGAAAAGATGAGAAAGAAAGACATCAATGCATATTTTTCTAAGAAATCCTACCAGCACGATTTAAGAATAGAAGGAACTGGGGGAAGTAACGCCTCCCTTTTTGAAAGTTGGATATCGCAATTTCCCCCCGAAATCCAATTAGAATGTTTAAATGAATTAATGCAAAAATATGGCCCTGATGACGATCAAGGTCTTGGTGAGCTTTTAGAAAGTGAAACTATTCAATATTCTAAATATTTATCTAAAAATGAATCAGGTTTAAACAATAATAAAAATGAAAAATTAGATTTTGGAGGGGTTACTATGGCAACCAATAAAAAAAAGAAAATATTTATAAGTCATTCTTCAAAAGATAAAGAATATGCAAAGCTTTTAAGAGATGTTCTGGAAAATGCCGGTTTAACCCATGATCAAATATTTTGCACATCCCTAACGGGACATCGAAATGAATTTGGAAAAAATTTCTTAGACAATATAAAAAACAAGCTAAATGATGATTACTTAATATTATTCCTTCTTTCTAGAAATTTCTATGAAAGTCCCATGTGTATGTGTGAATTAGGTGCAGCATGGGTTAAAACAAAAGAATC
Encoded proteins:
- a CDS encoding tyrosine-type recombinase/integrase, which encodes MDIEKLISIKPKRDEVKETPQIREWLDRFREEREFDGIKKTTLRNDITRLRVFLSFVFLEIEKTPEITNNGDFVKFFNYLEKERKLQRNTLDKYFKLLKVFYRLMRLKNFSQFEEESKERKRYSKFEIKHYDSINADLINQVLQKIIKSSSRTKLRDAVHIRFLWDTGARLSESLNITYGDCDFNEGLFKLRDTKGSEERMVTCSGDTLEALKHYCRFNVLQGPEDTIFQTNKGGRIVKVGWIGQVFKSTIDELKQEGKIPKNKRIVVHSLRHGRAVDLLDQGIPIEIVKEYLGHKSIETTLFYAHSKERQQKMIKDIKKML
- a CDS encoding DUF2540 domain-containing protein; this translates as MKQHFTLIREMDARTLRYYFHKLENIENIDPEQLAEVVKAPKQHKRPLSLSKEEEKIIEKFGRATNLLVNYIIMTESTA
- a CDS encoding DUF2080 family transposase-associated protein, which gives rise to MVIIENSEKNILVCYDAVIKKQGGGGRVWPNPFPEHVGKRARVIIYDEDCPVEPERIAIQIQNQLKTKAVE
- a CDS encoding toll/interleukin-1 receptor domain-containing protein encodes the protein MFTLHNSVINTAIIVFEKMRKKDINAYFSKKSYQHDLRIEGTGGSNASLFESWISQFPPEIQLECLNELMQKYGPDDDQGLGELLESETIQYSKYLSKNESGLNNNKNEKLDFGGVTMATNKKKKIFISHSSKDKEYAKLLRDVLENAGLTHDQIFCTSLTGHRNEFGKNFLDNIKNKLNDDYLILFLLSRNFYESPMCMCELGAAWVKTKESVPVLIPPFDYDDMNMTIKHTEGFKINEKDRIHEFKDYLDSNFNNKPIPVSIWNERTEKTFSDIIKLIEKDSKNAKKSSKKTTAKKTSDKKSKNSENKTSKSKTAKKPTNARKTSTTKKSDDPFNINISTDSSISGILGGNSKKLF